The Acidimicrobiales bacterium genome has a window encoding:
- a CDS encoding sigma-70 family RNA polymerase sigma factor: MRFEEHRGHLRAVGYRMLGSLSEADDAVQEAWLRLSRSDTSEVENLGGWLTTVVARVCLNMLRARRSHGEEPLDVHMPDPIVSRQDGIDPEHQALLADSVGLALLVVLETLSPAERLAFVLHDMFGVPFDEIAPMVERTPAAARQLASRSRRRVQGVTTTPDTDISRQREVVDAFFAAARDGDLDALVAVLDPDVVLRSDGGASRPAASVVVHGAQAVAEQAFTFSGLSPFVRPALVNGIAGVVVAPRGRPFSVMAFTVRNGAIVAIDALADPTRLGQLDLAVVDDTEVPRGGGVG; the protein is encoded by the coding sequence GTGCGGTTCGAGGAGCACCGGGGCCACCTCCGGGCGGTCGGCTACCGGATGCTGGGCTCGCTCAGCGAGGCCGACGACGCCGTCCAGGAGGCCTGGCTTCGGCTCAGCCGCTCGGACACCAGCGAGGTCGAGAACCTGGGCGGGTGGCTGACCACTGTCGTAGCCCGAGTGTGCCTGAACATGCTGCGGGCGCGTAGGTCGCACGGCGAGGAGCCCCTGGACGTGCACATGCCGGACCCGATCGTGAGCCGCCAGGACGGGATCGACCCCGAGCACCAGGCGCTCTTGGCCGACTCGGTCGGCCTCGCTCTGCTCGTGGTCCTCGAGACGCTGTCGCCCGCCGAACGTCTCGCGTTCGTCCTCCACGACATGTTCGGCGTGCCCTTCGACGAGATCGCCCCCATGGTCGAGCGAACGCCGGCCGCAGCCAGGCAGCTCGCCAGCCGCTCTCGCCGCCGGGTCCAAGGGGTGACAACCACGCCTGACACGGACATCTCGCGACAGCGAGAGGTCGTCGACGCCTTCTTCGCCGCCGCCCGGGACGGAGACCTCGACGCCCTCGTAGCGGTGCTCGACCCGGACGTGGTGCTGCGATCCGATGGGGGCGCGTCGCGTCCGGCCGCCTCGGTGGTCGTTCACGGCGCGCAAGCAGTGGCCGAGCAGGCTTTCACCTTCTCCGGGCTGTCCCCGTTCGTCCGCCCGGCGTTGGTCAACGGCATCGCAGGAGTCGTCGTGGCTCCTCGCGGACGGCCCTTCTCGGTCATGGCCTTCACCGTGAGGAACGGAGCGATCGTCGCCATCGACGCGCTTGCCGACCCCACCCGCCTGGGGCAGCTCGACCTGGCGGTCGTTGACGACACTGAGGTTCCTCGGGGTGGCGGCGTAGGGTGA
- the moaC gene encoding cyclic pyranopterin monophosphate synthase MoaC, producing the protein MTDRGLTHVDPLGRARMVDVTPKEPSHRRALARCRVTMQPDTTSRVASNAMTKGDVLGAARIAGIQAAKRTADLIPLCHPLLVGSVYVNFTIGDDHVGVETQVETVDRTGVEMEALTACAVAALTIYDMCKSTDRSMTIGDLALWEKTGGRSGSWRRTDGVTQAPLEA; encoded by the coding sequence ATGACGGACCGCGGCCTCACCCACGTCGATCCGCTGGGCAGGGCCCGCATGGTCGATGTCACCCCCAAGGAGCCCAGCCACCGCCGGGCGCTGGCCCGCTGCAGGGTGACCATGCAGCCGGACACCACATCCAGGGTGGCGAGCAACGCCATGACCAAGGGTGACGTCCTCGGTGCGGCACGCATCGCCGGGATCCAGGCGGCCAAGCGGACGGCGGATCTCATTCCCCTGTGCCATCCCCTGCTGGTCGGCTCGGTGTATGTCAACTTCACCATCGGTGACGACCATGTCGGCGTGGAGACCCAGGTGGAGACGGTGGACCGGACGGGCGTGGAGATGGAGGCCCTCACGGCCTGCGCCGTCGCCGCCCTGACGATCTATGACATGTGCAAGTCCACTGACCGCTCGATGACGATCGGGGACCTGGCCCTGTGGGAGAAGACCGGCGGTCGCTCGGGGTCGTGGCGGCGGACCGACGGGGTGACGCAGGCGCCGCTCGAGGCCTGA
- a CDS encoding restriction endonuclease: MTGTSIPQYDELMWPALPRGAVRDFRGAMASRGEKGLLITTGSFAKDAQNEANPDGAPPVELIDGDRLCDLLKDVVPGWRGE, encoded by the coding sequence GTGACCGGCACCTCAATCCCGCAGTACGACGAGTTGATGTGGCCAGCCCTACCGCGAGGCGCGGTGCGGGACTTTCGCGGCGCGATGGCCAGCCGTGGTGAGAAGGGACTGCTGATCACGACCGGCTCATTCGCCAAGGACGCTCAGAACGAAGCGAACCCCGACGGTGCGCCACCGGTCGAGCTGATCGACGGGGATCGGCTGTGCGACCTCCTCAAGGACGTGGTGCCTGGCTGGAGGGGGGAGTGA
- the glp gene encoding gephyrin-like molybdotransferase Glp, translated as MIPLARARQFVLDGCAPLVPRQIPLDEALGCVSSEAIVAHEAVPAFANTAMDGYAVRAADTEGAPVRLSVVGTLAAGTAPSTALGAGQAVRIMTGAPIPPGGDAVVMVELTHTEGAEVIVEQPAHPGDHLRLPGEDVAAGQEVFPPRTTLGPGHLGVLASLGHASVAAFPRARVGVLSTGDELVEGDAPLRPGQIRDSNRHTLLALLAASGCEPVDLGIARDSESAIASAVEGALPSCDAVLASGGVSMGDFDYVKVVLDRLSGGSMRWMQVAIRPAKPFAFGVIEGRPVFGLPGNPVSSMVSFELFARPGLRAMMGHDQLDRVHVEAVAEEDLRRRPDGKLHLARVVARPGDDGRFHVRSSGGQASHQLSAMALANALALLPDGEGVGAGECVTTMLLGSF; from the coding sequence CCTGGCGCGGGCCCGCCAGTTCGTCCTGGACGGATGCGCGCCCTTGGTCCCGCGCCAGATCCCCCTCGACGAGGCGCTGGGCTGTGTCAGCTCGGAGGCGATCGTCGCCCACGAGGCGGTGCCCGCCTTCGCCAACACGGCCATGGACGGCTATGCCGTGCGGGCCGCGGACACAGAAGGGGCGCCGGTACGGCTGTCAGTGGTCGGCACCTTGGCCGCGGGGACGGCTCCGTCGACGGCGCTCGGCGCCGGCCAGGCCGTGCGCATCATGACCGGCGCGCCCATCCCGCCCGGCGGCGACGCGGTCGTCATGGTGGAGCTGACCCACACCGAGGGGGCGGAGGTGATCGTGGAGCAGCCGGCGCATCCCGGGGACCACCTGCGGCTGCCCGGGGAGGATGTCGCTGCCGGTCAGGAGGTGTTCCCGCCACGAACGACGCTGGGCCCCGGACACTTGGGCGTGCTCGCATCCCTTGGCCATGCGAGCGTGGCCGCCTTCCCCCGGGCGCGAGTGGGGGTGCTGTCCACCGGCGACGAGCTCGTCGAAGGCGATGCTCCCCTCCGGCCCGGCCAGATCAGGGACTCGAACCGCCACACTCTGCTGGCGCTCCTCGCCGCGAGCGGCTGTGAGCCGGTGGACCTCGGGATCGCCCGCGACAGCGAGTCTGCGATCGCCTCGGCAGTCGAGGGAGCGCTTCCGAGCTGCGATGCCGTGCTGGCCAGCGGGGGCGTCAGCATGGGGGACTTCGACTACGTCAAGGTCGTCCTCGACCGGCTGAGTGGCGGCTCCATGCGGTGGATGCAGGTGGCCATCAGGCCAGCCAAGCCCTTCGCCTTCGGGGTCATCGAGGGCCGCCCGGTGTTCGGTCTTCCCGGCAACCCGGTGTCTTCGATGGTGAGCTTCGAGCTGTTCGCCAGGCCGGGCCTCAGGGCCATGATGGGACATGACCAGCTCGATCGCGTCCACGTCGAGGCGGTGGCCGAGGAAGACCTGCGCCGGCGTCCCGACGGCAAGCTGCACCTGGCCCGGGTGGTCGCCAGGCCCGGCGACGACGGACGGTTCCACGTCCGCTCCTCGGGCGGTCAGGCCTCGCACCAACTCTCGGCCATGGCCCTCGCCAACGCCTTGGCGTTGCTCCCCGACGGCGAAGGCGTCGGTGCGGGGGAGTGCGTGACCACGATGCTGCTGGGGTCGTTCTGA
- the moaA gene encoding GTP 3',8-cyclase MoaA, whose product MSGAPSKALVDPFGRTVRDLRISVTDRCNFRCTYCMPEEGMRWLDRSELLSFEEIERVARVCVERFEFDGIRLTGGEPTVRAQLPALVKMLAGLQVPGTGQAVDLAMTTNGATLGLAAGELRRAGLNRINVSCDSLRPERFRQMARRDQLARVLDGIDAAIGAGFAPVKINVVMMRGVNDHEAVDFATFGRERGVQPRFIEFMPLDADGGWTMDQVVPADETLAAIHAVYPLEPVPHGPEPATRYRYVDGGGEIGVIPSVTRPFCGDCDRVRITAEGKFRTCLFALDEHDLRAVVRNGGTDEDLAAAIERAVGTKWAGHHIGRVSFVRPPRSMSQIGG is encoded by the coding sequence GTGAGCGGTGCCCCCTCCAAGGCGCTGGTCGACCCCTTCGGGCGGACCGTGCGGGACCTTCGCATATCGGTCACCGATCGCTGCAACTTCCGCTGCACCTACTGCATGCCCGAGGAGGGTATGCGGTGGCTCGACCGCTCGGAGCTGCTGAGCTTCGAGGAGATCGAGCGGGTGGCCCGCGTGTGCGTGGAGCGCTTCGAGTTCGATGGGATCCGGCTGACGGGCGGTGAGCCGACGGTGCGGGCCCAGTTGCCGGCGCTGGTGAAGATGCTGGCCGGGCTGCAGGTGCCGGGCACCGGCCAGGCGGTCGACCTGGCCATGACGACCAACGGGGCCACGCTGGGCCTGGCGGCGGGCGAGCTGCGGCGGGCGGGGCTGAACCGGATCAACGTGTCGTGTGACTCGCTGCGTCCGGAGCGATTTCGCCAGATGGCCCGGCGCGACCAGCTGGCCAGGGTGCTGGACGGGATCGACGCTGCCATCGGGGCCGGGTTCGCGCCGGTCAAGATCAACGTGGTGATGATGCGGGGCGTCAACGACCACGAGGCGGTCGACTTCGCCACCTTCGGCCGGGAGCGGGGGGTGCAACCCCGGTTCATCGAGTTCATGCCGCTCGACGCCGACGGTGGATGGACGATGGACCAGGTGGTGCCGGCCGACGAGACCCTGGCCGCCATCCACGCCGTCTACCCCCTGGAGCCCGTCCCGCACGGACCCGAGCCGGCGACCAGGTACCGGTACGTGGACGGCGGGGGGGAGATCGGGGTCATCCCGTCCGTGACGAGACCCTTCTGCGGCGATTGTGACCGGGTGCGGATCACGGCCGAGGGCAAGTTTCGCACCTGCCTTTTCGCGCTCGACGAGCACGACCTGCGGGCGGTTGTGCGAAATGGTGGCACCGACGAGGACCTGGCCGCCGCCATCGAGCGCGCCGTCGGCACCAAGTGGGCAGGCCACCACATCGGTCGGGTGAGCTTCGTGCGGCCCCCGAGAAGCATGAGCCAGATCGGGGGCTAG